A portion of the Pseudomonas protegens CHA0 genome contains these proteins:
- the arnE gene encoding 4-amino-4-deoxy-L-arabinose-phosphoundecaprenol flippase subunit ArnE, which produces MSLLLLLLACGLTCLGQVAQKFAVESWRGRPSSALQKLRSGWLWLALFSLGLGLLVWLLVLQRMEVGVAYPMLSLNFVFITLIAHFVFREHIDRRHWFGVALVIGGVLLLSRHA; this is translated from the coding sequence ATGAGCCTGCTGCTTTTGTTGCTGGCCTGCGGGCTGACCTGCCTGGGCCAGGTGGCGCAGAAGTTCGCCGTGGAAAGCTGGCGCGGCCGGCCTTCCAGCGCCCTGCAGAAACTGCGCTCGGGCTGGCTGTGGCTGGCTCTGTTCAGCCTCGGCCTGGGCCTGCTGGTGTGGCTCCTGGTGCTGCAACGCATGGAGGTGGGCGTGGCCTACCCGATGCTCAGCCTGAACTTCGTCTTCATCACCCTGATTGCCCACTTCGTATTCCGTGAGCACATCGACCGGCGCCACTGGTTCGGCGTGGCCCTGGTGATCGGCGGCGTGCTGCTGTTGAGTCGCCACGCATGA
- the arnF gene encoding 4-amino-4-deoxy-L-arabinose-phosphoundecaprenol flippase subunit ArnF, which translates to MSRAKGFAFALGSVALVSGAQLGMRWSMTRLPAPDQWLPALSAGSVDLAALAVVAAAIAAYALSMLCWLLALRDLPLGRAYSLLSISYALVYLLAASLPLFNEPFTLSKTLGVALVILGVITINSRSAPATSPRNTP; encoded by the coding sequence ATGAGCCGGGCCAAGGGGTTTGCCTTCGCCCTGGGCAGCGTGGCCCTGGTCAGCGGCGCCCAGCTGGGCATGCGCTGGAGCATGACCCGCCTGCCCGCTCCGGATCAGTGGTTGCCGGCGTTGAGTGCCGGCAGCGTCGACCTGGCCGCCCTGGCGGTGGTGGCCGCGGCCATCGCCGCCTATGCGCTGTCGATGCTCTGCTGGCTGCTGGCCTTGCGCGACCTGCCGCTGGGCCGGGCCTATTCGCTGCTCAGCATCAGCTACGCCCTGGTCTACCTGCTGGCCGCCAGCCTGCCGTTGTTCAACGAACCTTTCACGCTTTCCAAAACCCTCGGGGTGGCCCTGGTCATCCTCGGGGTCATCACCATCAACTCTCGATCTGCACCCGCGACAAGTCCCAGGAATACCCCATGA
- a CDS encoding UDP-glucose dehydrogenase family protein, which translates to MKISVFGSGYVGLVQAAVLAEVGHDVICMDIDEQKVKQLQQGHVSIFEPGLASLVKENLEAKRLHFTHDEKLAVQHGQVLFIAVGTPSSEDGSADLRYVLSVGDAVARHREQPVILVEKSTVPVGTGDTLKAHIEKVLDGRALQFDIVSNPEFLKEGSAVTDCRRPDRIIIGCEREEVRDVMRDLYAPFNRNHDRIMFMDLRSAELTKYAANCMLATKISFINQIAELAEHLGADIEAVRLGIGADTRIGYHFIYPGCGYGGSCFPKDMRALIHSAQQAHCSSDLLQAVEAINERQKHKLFERIKAFYKGDLKGKTFALWGLAFKPNTDDMRDAPSRVLLDALFAAGAQVRAFDPEAMQETQRLYPDESRLMLMGTPESVLVGADALVICTEWQQFKAPDFDLIQQRLKAPVIFDGRNLYDAERLARNGFTYFPIGRGESRNLPIPHQQWSAEA; encoded by the coding sequence ATGAAAATCAGTGTATTTGGAAGTGGTTACGTCGGCCTCGTACAGGCTGCCGTGTTGGCTGAAGTCGGCCACGATGTCATCTGCATGGACATCGACGAGCAAAAGGTCAAACAGCTGCAACAGGGACACGTGAGCATCTTCGAGCCGGGGCTGGCCAGCCTGGTCAAGGAAAACCTCGAAGCCAAGCGCCTGCACTTCACCCACGATGAAAAACTCGCGGTGCAGCATGGCCAGGTGCTGTTCATCGCCGTGGGCACGCCCTCCAGCGAAGACGGCTCGGCGGACCTGCGCTACGTGCTGTCAGTGGGCGACGCGGTGGCCCGCCACCGTGAGCAGCCGGTAATCCTGGTGGAAAAATCCACCGTACCGGTGGGCACGGGCGACACCTTGAAGGCCCACATCGAGAAGGTCCTGGATGGCCGTGCGCTGCAATTCGATATCGTCTCCAACCCGGAATTCCTCAAGGAAGGCTCGGCGGTCACCGACTGCCGCCGGCCGGACCGGATCATCATCGGCTGCGAGCGCGAAGAAGTGCGCGATGTGATGCGCGACCTGTACGCACCGTTCAACCGCAACCATGACCGCATCATGTTCATGGACCTGCGCAGCGCCGAGCTGACCAAGTACGCCGCCAACTGCATGCTGGCGACCAAGATCAGCTTCATCAACCAGATCGCCGAGCTGGCCGAGCACCTGGGGGCCGACATCGAAGCGGTGCGCCTGGGCATCGGCGCCGACACCCGCATCGGCTACCACTTCATCTACCCGGGCTGCGGCTACGGCGGCTCGTGCTTCCCCAAGGACATGCGTGCGCTGATCCACAGTGCCCAGCAAGCCCACTGCTCCAGCGACCTGTTGCAAGCCGTGGAAGCCATCAACGAGCGGCAGAAGCACAAGCTGTTCGAACGCATCAAGGCGTTCTACAAGGGCGACCTCAAAGGCAAGACCTTTGCCCTGTGGGGCCTGGCATTCAAGCCCAACACCGACGACATGCGCGACGCCCCGAGCCGGGTGCTGCTCGATGCGCTGTTCGCCGCCGGTGCCCAGGTGCGGGCCTTCGACCCGGAAGCCATGCAGGAAACCCAGCGCCTGTACCCGGACGAGTCGCGCCTGATGCTCATGGGCACCCCGGAATCAGTACTGGTGGGCGCCGACGCCCTGGTCATCTGCACCGAGTGGCAGCAGTTCAAGGCACCGGATTTCGACCTGATCCAGCAGCGTCTCAAGGCGCCGGTGATCTTCGACGGGCGCAACCTGTACGACGCCGAGCGCCTGGCGCGCAACGGCTTCACCTACTTCCCGATTGGCCGCGGTGAATCGCGCAACCTGCCGATCCCCCACCAGCAGTGGTCTGCTGAGGCCTGA
- a CDS encoding ArnT family glycosyltransferase, which produces MNTSHSSPSNTLLWQSLGLGLLALLLFCAGADHQSAIGFDSRFVLFAKEMLRHGPGFFPTTYGQPYADYSSASTLLVWLFSLPGGQVTSLTAWLPTAIASALIVSLIYRLLAPYSRTWALLSVALLLLSNTFISETRAVSLDQMLAAVSLAVFYLGYAHDHFGTRRRLGWIFLLLVLGFAIRGPIGLVIPTGMLCSYYLLNGQWRRLFSVGFSALALLVACVGLLLWLAKLSGGQAFVDDVIRMQFMGRMDGSEGSSDVFYYFTSSLGNYALAYPLAILAWLAVLLTRATEQGPGLKLLRLCTAAGLIVMIGLSIPQAKKARYLLPMLPMAAIIAAYPFQAGRGRLLAWLRGAIQGLWLLLPGLLIIGLLVLRRKFPEQLDSLMPMLLVLGLLQLLSLGLLFKRQWRAVGLAYSAVLAVWACYIGVFEPVEHRLYDTRTFSHSAMQLIEADPAPVVLHRMGKDAKAIKFMVNLDRDLQPQFTESPDALAQVPGPAWVILDQSDLASLQNTPLADLKPVLSGRFDKNDFVLLHLTGPTAAQP; this is translated from the coding sequence ATGAACACCAGTCACTCCTCCCCTTCGAACACTCTTCTTTGGCAATCGTTGGGGCTGGGGTTGCTGGCCCTGCTGCTGTTCTGCGCCGGCGCCGACCACCAGTCGGCGATCGGCTTCGATTCGCGCTTCGTGCTGTTTGCCAAGGAAATGCTGCGCCACGGGCCGGGGTTCTTCCCCACCACCTACGGCCAGCCCTACGCCGACTACTCCAGCGCCTCGACCCTGCTGGTCTGGCTGTTCTCCCTGCCAGGGGGGCAAGTCACCAGCCTTACCGCCTGGTTGCCCACGGCCATCGCCTCGGCCTTGATCGTCAGCCTGATCTATCGCCTATTGGCGCCCTATTCCCGCACCTGGGCCCTGCTCAGCGTTGCCCTGCTGTTGCTCAGCAACACCTTTATCAGTGAAACCCGCGCCGTGTCCCTGGACCAGATGCTGGCTGCGGTGTCCCTGGCCGTGTTCTACCTGGGCTACGCCCATGACCATTTCGGTACCCGCCGGCGCCTGGGCTGGATCTTCCTCCTGCTGGTGCTGGGCTTTGCCATTCGCGGGCCCATCGGCCTGGTGATTCCCACCGGCATGCTATGCAGCTACTACCTGCTCAATGGCCAGTGGCGGCGGCTGTTCAGCGTCGGTTTCAGCGCCCTGGCGCTGCTGGTGGCCTGCGTCGGCCTGCTGCTGTGGCTGGCCAAGCTCAGTGGCGGCCAGGCCTTCGTCGACGATGTGATCCGCATGCAGTTCATGGGGCGCATGGACGGCAGCGAAGGCTCCAGCGATGTCTTCTATTACTTCACCAGTTCCCTGGGCAACTACGCCCTGGCCTACCCCCTGGCGATCCTGGCGTGGCTGGCCGTGCTGCTGACCCGCGCCACGGAACAGGGCCCGGGCCTGAAACTGTTGCGCCTGTGCACCGCGGCCGGGTTGATCGTGATGATCGGCCTGTCGATTCCCCAGGCGAAAAAGGCCCGCTACCTGCTGCCGATGCTGCCCATGGCGGCGATCATTGCCGCCTATCCGTTCCAGGCCGGCCGCGGGCGGCTGCTGGCCTGGCTGCGCGGGGCGATCCAGGGCCTGTGGCTGCTGCTGCCGGGGTTGCTGATCATCGGCTTGCTGGTGCTACGGCGCAAATTCCCCGAGCAACTCGACTCGTTGATGCCGATGCTGCTGGTGCTCGGCCTGTTGCAGCTGTTGTCGCTGGGGCTGCTGTTCAAGCGCCAGTGGCGCGCCGTGGGCCTGGCCTACAGCGCAGTGCTGGCAGTCTGGGCCTGCTACATCGGAGTCTTCGAGCCGGTGGAGCACCGTCTCTATGACACGCGCACCTTCAGCCACAGCGCCATGCAACTGATCGAGGCCGACCCGGCACCGGTGGTCCTGCACCGCATGGGCAAGGACGCCAAGGCCATCAAGTTCATGGTCAACCTGGACCGGGATCTGCAACCGCAGTTCACCGAAAGCCCAGACGCCCTGGCTCAGGTACCCGGCCCGGCCTGGGTCATCCTCGATCAGAGCGACCTGGCCAGCCTGCAGAATACGCCGCTGGCCGACCTGAAGCCGGTGTTGAGCGGGCGTTTCGACAAGAACGACTTCGTCCTCCTGCACCTGACCGGGCCAACCGCCGCGCAACCCTGA
- a CDS encoding GNAT family N-acetyltransferase, with product MTIEIRRARVTDADFLPAIETCAAELFRSDAQLAWLADATVADVPSHRANIQRHPVWVAVTADDIPCAFLNAEACNRELHVWEISVAGGHQGQGIGKRLLQAARQYALGQQLEALTLSTFRELPWNEPFYQRQGFVTLEQAQLGPRLCQVLADEARYGLPAARRCAMRLTL from the coding sequence ATGACTATTGAGATCCGCCGGGCGCGGGTGACCGACGCCGACTTTCTTCCCGCCATTGAAACCTGCGCTGCCGAACTGTTTCGCTCCGATGCGCAACTGGCCTGGCTGGCAGACGCCACAGTGGCCGACGTACCGAGCCACCGCGCCAATATCCAGCGCCACCCGGTCTGGGTGGCGGTGACGGCGGATGACATCCCTTGCGCCTTTCTCAACGCCGAAGCCTGCAACCGGGAACTGCATGTGTGGGAGATTTCCGTCGCCGGCGGCCACCAGGGCCAGGGCATCGGCAAGCGCCTGTTGCAGGCGGCGCGGCAATACGCTCTGGGGCAGCAGCTTGAAGCCCTGACCCTGAGCACCTTCCGCGAACTGCCCTGGAACGAACCCTTCTACCAGCGCCAGGGCTTTGTCACCCTCGAACAGGCGCAACTGGGCCCACGGCTGTGCCAGGTACTGGCCGATGAAGCCCGGTACGGCCTGCCCGCGGCGCGCCGCTGCGCCATGCGCCTTACGCTGTAG
- a CDS encoding HPP family protein, whose amino-acid sequence MFARWKPAAINTRPLEWSRAAIGMALGTLFSVWLCAQVFGMPVALHLIGPLGASAVLLFAVSSGALAQPWSILGGYLCAAVMALAVAHVLGRTLGSACLAAGMALVLMCWLRCLHPPAGALALTLVLADPASVALDWYELGPVMLAAASLLLSALAYNNLTRTRYPKGPSEAPALLPATAASDSLAITAQDLKLALAEMEEFFDVTPEDLEQLIHASEAHARRRSIGQVLASRR is encoded by the coding sequence ATGTTCGCCCGCTGGAAACCCGCCGCCATCAATACCCGCCCACTGGAATGGAGCCGCGCCGCCATCGGCATGGCCCTGGGCACCCTGTTCAGTGTCTGGCTCTGTGCCCAGGTCTTCGGCATGCCGGTGGCCCTGCACCTGATCGGCCCTCTGGGCGCGTCGGCGGTGCTGCTGTTCGCGGTGTCTTCAGGCGCCCTGGCCCAGCCCTGGTCGATTCTTGGCGGCTACCTCTGTGCCGCCGTCATGGCCTTGGCGGTGGCCCATGTACTGGGCCGTACCTTGGGCAGTGCCTGCCTGGCGGCGGGCATGGCCCTGGTGCTGATGTGCTGGTTGCGCTGCCTGCACCCGCCGGCCGGCGCCCTGGCCCTGACCCTGGTACTGGCGGACCCGGCCAGCGTGGCCCTGGACTGGTACGAGCTGGGGCCGGTGATGCTGGCCGCCGCCAGCCTGTTGCTCAGCGCCCTGGCCTACAACAACCTGACGCGCACCCGTTACCCCAAGGGCCCCAGCGAAGCTCCGGCGCTCCTGCCAGCAACCGCTGCCAGCGACAGCCTGGCGATCACGGCCCAGGACCTGAAACTGGCCCTGGCGGAGATGGAGGAGTTCTTCGACGTCACCCCCGAAGACCTCGAACAGCTGATTCATGCCAGCGAGGCCCACGCCCGGCGCCGCAGCATCGGCCAGGTGCTCGCCTCACGCCGCTGA
- a CDS encoding LysR family transcriptional regulator, producing MDIDLARTFLEIVRSGSLIAAAERLHLTQTAISARVQNLEGQLNCKLLVRNRAGARPTADGEAFISYANQLVQTWEAAQRDLPLLAGYRNVLHIGGELSLCNPLMLNWVRRLRQALPNHAVRTQIGEGASLQRQLELGVLDAALVFQPLYSPGLQVEQLLEEKLIQVRLAGRPEPYVYIDWGEDFRRQHDAALPAQAKAAVGFNLGPLALQFILDAGGSGYFRTRVVQSYLDSGVLERVEKAPEFNFPTYLLYARERDTPELQQAFAVLREVIESDTDWSQRWSPMV from the coding sequence ATGGACATCGATCTGGCCCGCACCTTCCTGGAAATCGTCCGCAGCGGCAGCCTGATCGCTGCTGCCGAGCGCCTGCACCTGACCCAGACCGCCATCAGCGCCAGGGTGCAGAACCTGGAAGGCCAGCTCAACTGCAAGCTGCTGGTGCGCAACCGCGCCGGCGCCCGGCCCACCGCCGACGGCGAGGCCTTCATCAGCTACGCCAACCAACTGGTGCAGACCTGGGAAGCAGCCCAGCGCGACCTGCCGCTGCTGGCCGGCTACCGCAATGTGCTGCACATCGGCGGCGAGCTGAGCCTGTGCAACCCGCTGATGCTCAACTGGGTGCGGCGCCTGCGCCAGGCGTTGCCCAACCACGCCGTGCGCACTCAGATCGGCGAAGGCGCCAGCTTGCAGCGGCAACTGGAGCTGGGCGTGCTGGACGCCGCGCTGGTGTTCCAGCCGCTGTACTCGCCGGGCTTGCAGGTGGAGCAGTTACTGGAGGAAAAACTGATCCAGGTGCGCTTGGCCGGGCGCCCCGAGCCCTATGTGTACATCGATTGGGGCGAGGACTTTCGCCGCCAGCACGACGCCGCGCTACCTGCGCAGGCCAAGGCGGCAGTGGGCTTCAACCTCGGGCCGCTGGCCCTGCAGTTCATCCTCGATGCCGGTGGCAGCGGCTATTTCCGCACACGGGTGGTGCAGAGCTACCTGGACAGCGGTGTGCTGGAGCGGGTGGAAAAAGCCCCGGAGTTCAACTTCCCCACCTACCTGCTGTACGCCCGCGAGCGCGATACCCCAGAGCTGCAACAGGCGTTCGCGGTACTGCGGGAAGTGATAGAAAGCGACACCGACTGGTCCCAGCGCTGGTCGCCGATGGTCTGA
- the astA gene encoding arginine N-succinyltransferase, giving the protein MIVRPATLADLPALLALAHSAGAGLTTLPADAGRLRSRLQWAEQTFAGQASRADADYLFVLQSAQGEVVGICALAGAVGLREPWYNYRVGLFVAASKNLGINQQLPTLFLGNDMTGHSELCSLFLHADHRQGLNGRLLSKARFLFLAEFRELFGDKVIAEMRGYSDEQGVSPFWEGLGRHFFKMDFADADYLTGLGNKTFIAELMPKFPLPTCLLPEPARAVIGRVHPNTEPALGMLKAEGFAFKDYIDIFDGGPLIECATGDIRAVRDSQVLQLSIGTPGEQAQPYLVHNRQFADCRISVAAARVAAGTLIVSRDSARALGLPAGASVRAVSLAVPARQMSAA; this is encoded by the coding sequence ATGATCGTCCGTCCCGCCACCCTGGCCGATTTGCCGGCGCTGCTGGCCCTGGCCCACAGTGCCGGTGCCGGCCTGACCACCTTGCCCGCCGACGCCGGGCGCCTGCGGTCACGCCTGCAATGGGCCGAGCAAACCTTCGCCGGCCAGGCCTCGCGGGCCGATGCCGACTACCTGTTCGTGCTGCAAAGCGCGCAGGGCGAGGTGGTCGGCATCTGTGCCCTGGCCGGCGCCGTGGGCCTGCGCGAGCCCTGGTACAACTACCGGGTCGGGCTGTTTGTCGCGGCCTCGAAAAACCTGGGGATCAACCAGCAACTGCCGACCCTGTTCCTGGGCAACGACATGACCGGCCATTCGGAACTGTGCTCGCTGTTCCTGCATGCCGACCACCGCCAGGGGCTCAACGGGCGCCTGCTGTCCAAGGCGCGCTTCCTGTTCCTGGCCGAGTTCCGCGAGCTTTTCGGCGACAAGGTGATCGCCGAGATGCGTGGCTATTCCGACGAGCAGGGTGTGTCGCCGTTCTGGGAAGGCCTGGGCCGGCACTTTTTCAAGATGGATTTCGCCGACGCCGACTACCTCACCGGCCTTGGCAACAAGACCTTCATCGCCGAGCTGATGCCCAAGTTTCCCTTGCCCACCTGCCTGCTGCCGGAGCCGGCACGGGCAGTGATCGGCCGGGTGCACCCCAATACCGAACCGGCCCTGGGCATGCTCAAGGCCGAAGGTTTTGCCTTCAAGGACTACATCGACATCTTCGACGGCGGGCCCCTGATCGAATGCGCCACCGGCGACATCCGCGCAGTGCGCGACAGCCAGGTGCTGCAACTGAGCATCGGCACCCCGGGGGAGCAGGCCCAGCCCTACCTGGTCCACAACCGTCAGTTCGCCGACTGCCGGATCAGCGTGGCGGCGGCGCGGGTCGCCGCCGGCACCCTGATTGTCAGCCGTGACAGCGCCCGGGCCCTGGGGTTGCCGGCCGGGGCCTCGGTGCGGGCGGTGAGCCTGGCGGTGCCGGCGCGGCAAATGTCCGCAGCCTAG
- the ctlX gene encoding citrulline utilization hydrolase CtlX: MQTTHSVLMIRPTRFSFNQDTAGNNHFQRPPGAAEDVQAKALQEFDGYVATLREHGVRVLVHEDGAAPHTPDSIFPNNCWSSHPDGTLVLYPMQGRNRRLERYKGVLAHLHEQYQVNRTLDLTSLEQEELFLEGTGSMVLDRQQRICYAGYSTRTHARALDQLVAHLGYELCAFHARDRQGEPIYHTNVMMSVGSQLAVACLLALDDAQERAALRQRLESSGKQLLPLTWAQLESFAGNMLEVHNSAGEPLLVMSRSAWRSLDAEQRRLIERHVQPVPVNIDTIERIGGGSARCMLAEIYLPERQPQLELSR; the protein is encoded by the coding sequence ATGCAGACTACCCATAGCGTTTTGATGATTCGCCCCACGCGTTTTTCGTTTAACCAGGACACTGCCGGCAACAACCATTTTCAGCGCCCGCCCGGTGCCGCCGAAGACGTGCAGGCCAAGGCTCTGCAGGAGTTCGACGGCTACGTCGCGACGCTGCGCGAGCATGGGGTCCGGGTGCTGGTCCATGAAGACGGCGCCGCACCCCATACCCCGGATTCGATCTTTCCCAACAACTGCTGGAGCAGCCACCCCGACGGCACCCTGGTGCTGTACCCGATGCAGGGCCGCAACCGCCGCCTGGAGCGCTACAAGGGGGTACTGGCGCACCTGCACGAGCAGTACCAGGTGAACCGCACCCTGGATCTCACCTCCCTGGAGCAGGAGGAACTGTTCCTCGAAGGCACCGGCAGCATGGTCCTGGATCGCCAGCAGCGCATCTGCTACGCCGGCTACTCGACCCGCACCCACGCCCGGGCCCTGGACCAGCTGGTGGCGCACCTGGGTTACGAGCTGTGTGCCTTTCATGCCCGGGACCGCCAGGGTGAGCCGATCTATCACACCAACGTGATGATGAGCGTCGGCAGCCAGCTGGCGGTGGCCTGCCTGCTGGCCCTGGACGATGCACAGGAGCGGGCGGCCCTGCGCCAGCGCCTGGAAAGCAGCGGCAAACAGCTGCTGCCCTTGACCTGGGCCCAGCTGGAATCCTTCGCCGGCAATATGCTGGAAGTCCACAACAGTGCCGGCGAGCCGCTGCTGGTGATGTCCCGCAGTGCCTGGCGCTCCCTGGATGCCGAGCAGCGCCGGCTGATCGAGCGCCATGTGCAGCCGGTGCCGGTGAACATCGACACCATTGAACGCATCGGCGGCGGCAGCGCCCGCTGCATGCTGGCGGAAATCTACCTGCCCGAACGTCAACCTCAGCTGGAGCTCTCGCGATGA
- a CDS encoding Lrp/AsnC family transcriptional regulator: MADIRDLSIVLDRIDQAIIEVLRHEGRITYQKLSERVHLTPRPCLERVRKLEQLGVIRGYGAILDEKKLTPGLSLLVLVALSNQSGRAAQKAFEAKVRACPQVLECRLISGAFDYSLRMRCRDMEHYRVLTEVWFDDPDLHIDKLVSHPELAMVKTGME; this comes from the coding sequence ATGGCGGACATCCGCGACCTGTCGATCGTGCTTGATCGAATCGACCAGGCGATCATCGAGGTTCTGCGCCACGAAGGGCGCATCACCTACCAGAAACTCTCCGAGCGCGTGCACCTGACCCCCCGGCCGTGCCTGGAACGGGTGCGCAAGCTGGAGCAGCTCGGGGTCATCCGTGGCTACGGGGCCATCCTCGACGAAAAGAAACTCACCCCGGGGCTGTCGCTGCTGGTGCTGGTGGCCTTGTCCAACCAGAGCGGGCGGGCGGCGCAGAAAGCCTTCGAGGCCAAGGTCCGGGCCTGCCCCCAGGTGCTGGAATGCCGGCTGATCAGCGGCGCCTTCGACTACAGCCTGCGCATGCGCTGCCGGGACATGGAGCACTACCGGGTGCTGACCGAAGTCTGGTTCGACGACCCGGATCTGCACATCGACAAACTGGTCAGCCACCCTGAGCTGGCGATGGTCAAGACCGGCATGGAATAA
- a CDS encoding ABC transporter ATP-binding protein gives MYKLTVENLYKRFGDNEVLKGVSLKARAGDVVSMIGASGSGKSTMLRCINFLERADAGAIALDGEAIVTRDAPGGMQVASPAQLQRLRTRLAMVFQHFNLWSHLSVLENIMLAPCRVLGIGRKEAEASARAYLDKVGLAQRVAEQYPAFLSGGQQQRVAIARALAVEPQILLFDEPTSALDPELVGEVLKVIQALAEEGRTMLMVTHEMSFARQVSSQVLFLHQGRVEEQGSPAILDQPQSERLQQFLSGRLK, from the coding sequence ATGTACAAATTGACCGTTGAAAATCTCTACAAGCGTTTTGGTGACAACGAGGTGCTCAAGGGCGTCTCGTTGAAGGCCCGGGCCGGAGACGTGGTGAGCATGATCGGCGCCAGTGGCTCGGGCAAGAGCACCATGCTGCGCTGCATCAACTTCCTGGAGCGGGCCGATGCCGGGGCCATTGCCCTGGACGGCGAGGCGATTGTCACCCGCGATGCCCCAGGCGGCATGCAGGTGGCCAGCCCGGCCCAGTTGCAGCGCCTGCGCACGCGCCTGGCCATGGTGTTCCAGCACTTCAACCTGTGGAGCCACCTCAGCGTGCTGGAGAACATCATGCTGGCGCCGTGCCGGGTGCTGGGCATTGGCCGCAAGGAGGCCGAAGCCAGTGCCCGCGCCTACCTGGACAAGGTGGGCTTGGCGCAACGGGTGGCCGAGCAGTACCCGGCGTTCCTGTCCGGTGGCCAGCAACAGCGGGTGGCGATCGCCCGGGCCCTGGCGGTGGAGCCGCAGATCCTGCTGTTCGACGAGCCGACCTCGGCGCTGGACCCGGAACTGGTGGGGGAGGTGCTGAAGGTGATCCAGGCCCTGGCCGAAGAGGGGCGGACCATGCTCATGGTCACCCATGAAATGAGCTTTGCCCGACAAGTGTCGAGCCAGGTGTTGTTCTTGCATCAAGGGCGGGTCGAGGAGCAGGGTAGCCCGGCGATTCTCGACCAGCCGCAGAGTGAACGTTTGCAGCAGTTTCTATCCGGCCGTTTGAAGTGA